Proteins found in one Vagococcus carniphilus genomic segment:
- the rsmA gene encoding 16S rRNA (adenine(1518)-N(6)/adenine(1519)-N(6))-dimethyltransferase RsmA produces MNDYKDIATPSRTKEILKKYGFSFKKSLGQNFLTEPNILRNIASTAELNETDRIIEIGPGIGALTEHLARSNGEVLAFEIDQRLIEVLDDTMSPYNNVTVVNEDVLKADVKQIAESVFQTEGSIKVVANLPYYITTPIMMHLLMSGLDVESMVVMMQKEVADRITAVPGTKAYGSLSIAVQYYMDADLAFIVPKTAFVPQPNVDSAIIKLQKRTTPLVDVVDEDFFFKLTRSAFTQRRKTLWNNLISYFGKDEATKEWLETSLNECNIDPKRRGETLSIIEFGELSNRLIANKK; encoded by the coding sequence ATGAATGATTATAAAGATATTGCAACACCTAGTCGCACAAAAGAAATCCTAAAAAAATATGGTTTTTCCTTCAAAAAAAGTTTGGGACAAAACTTTTTAACGGAACCGAATATTTTAAGAAATATTGCTAGTACTGCTGAATTAAACGAAACCGATCGAATCATTGAGATTGGACCAGGTATTGGTGCTTTAACAGAGCACTTAGCTAGATCAAATGGAGAGGTTCTAGCTTTTGAAATTGATCAACGCTTAATTGAAGTTCTAGATGATACGATGAGTCCATATAATAATGTCACTGTAGTGAATGAAGATGTTCTAAAAGCAGATGTGAAGCAGATTGCAGAAAGTGTTTTTCAAACAGAAGGTAGTATTAAAGTGGTAGCTAATTTACCATACTATATTACGACACCTATTATGATGCATTTATTGATGTCTGGCTTAGATGTTGAATCAATGGTTGTTATGATGCAAAAAGAAGTAGCAGATCGAATTACAGCTGTTCCAGGAACAAAAGCTTATGGCTCATTATCGATTGCTGTTCAATATTATATGGATGCTGATTTAGCCTTTATTGTACCTAAGACAGCATTTGTGCCACAACCAAACGTGGATTCAGCTATTATCAAATTGCAAAAGAGAACGACACCACTTGTTGATGTAGTAGATGAAGACTTTTTCTTTAAGTTAACTAGATCAGCTTTTACACAAAGAAGAAAAACATTGTGGAATAATTTAATCAGTTATTTTGGAAAAGATGAAGCAACTAAAGAGTGGTTAGAAACATCTCTTAATGAATGTAACATTGACCCTAAACGTCGAGGGGAAACTCTAAGTATTATTGAATTTGGTGAGTTATCAAATCGTTTAATAGCGAATAAAAAATAG
- a CDS encoding ABC transporter ATP-binding protein, which translates to MVEIALKHIHKKYDGNPNYSVTDFNLDIKDQEFIVFVGPSGCGKSTTLRMVAGLEDISEGELWIGDRLVNDVAPKDRDIAMVFQNYALYPHMTVFDNMAFGLKLRKYDKAEIKKRVDNAADILGLTEYLDRKPAALSGGQRQRVALGRAIVRDAKVFLMDEPLSNLDAKLRVAMRAEIAKLHRRLETTTIYVTHDQTEAMTMADRIVIMKDGFIQQIGTPKEVYDTPNNVFVAGFIGSPAMNLFNVTLGEDGYITDGHDLRLEVPEGKFKVLREKGYAGKEVIFGIRPEDIHSEPIVKDASPSSVVNSEVVVSELLGAETMLYTRTGQTEFISKVDARSAYVPGERIELAFNLNKGHFFDAETEMVIR; encoded by the coding sequence ATGGTAGAAATCGCATTAAAACACATACATAAAAAATATGACGGAAACCCTAACTATTCGGTAACCGACTTTAACTTAGATATTAAAGATCAAGAATTCATCGTATTCGTTGGACCATCTGGTTGTGGTAAATCAACTACATTACGTATGGTAGCTGGTCTTGAAGATATTTCAGAAGGTGAACTATGGATTGGAGATCGTTTAGTAAACGACGTAGCTCCTAAAGACCGTGACATTGCCATGGTATTCCAAAACTACGCACTTTATCCACATATGACTGTATTTGATAATATGGCCTTTGGTTTAAAACTTCGTAAATATGACAAAGCTGAAATCAAAAAACGCGTGGATAACGCAGCTGATATTTTAGGTTTAACAGAATATCTAGACCGTAAACCAGCAGCGTTGTCTGGTGGACAAAGACAACGTGTGGCATTAGGTCGTGCAATTGTTCGTGATGCTAAAGTATTCTTAATGGATGAGCCTTTATCAAACTTAGATGCTAAATTACGTGTTGCTATGCGTGCTGAAATCGCTAAATTACACCGTCGCTTAGAAACAACTACAATCTATGTAACTCATGATCAAACTGAAGCGATGACAATGGCTGACCGTATTGTTATTATGAAAGACGGCTTTATTCAACAAATCGGTACACCTAAAGAAGTATATGACACACCTAACAATGTTTTCGTTGCTGGATTTATCGGTTCACCAGCTATGAACCTTTTCAATGTTACTTTGGGAGAAGATGGCTACATCACAGATGGTCATGACTTACGTCTAGAAGTTCCAGAAGGTAAATTTAAAGTCCTTAGAGAAAAAGGCTATGCTGGTAAAGAAGTTATTTTTGGTATTCGCCCTGAAGATATTCATAGTGAACCAATTGTAAAAGACGCATCACCAAGTAGCGTTGTTAACTCTGAAGTAGTCGTTTCTGAATTATTAGGTGCTGAAACAATGCTTTACACTCGTACTGGTCAAACTGAATTTATTTCTAAAGTAGATGCTCGTTCTGCTTATGTTCCTGGTGAACGTATCGAGCTTGCTTTCAATTTAAATAAAGGTCATTTCTTCGATGCAGAAACAGAAATGGTTATCAGATAA
- a CDS encoding methylglyoxal synthase: protein MKIALIAHDKKKKEIIRISKEYEEILSKHELFGTGTTGTKIMKATDLKIHLFKSGPLGGDQQIGARVSEGEMDMIIFLRDPLTSQPHEPDVNALIRLSDVYEIPLATNKSTAILLFKELENLAKNRLS, encoded by the coding sequence ATGAAAATAGCATTGATTGCTCATGATAAAAAGAAGAAAGAAATTATCCGAATTTCAAAAGAATACGAAGAGATTTTATCAAAGCATGAATTATTTGGAACTGGTACAACTGGAACCAAAATTATGAAAGCGACAGATTTGAAGATTCATCTATTTAAATCGGGTCCTTTAGGTGGGGATCAACAAATTGGAGCAAGGGTTTCTGAAGGTGAAATGGATATGATTATTTTTTTAAGAGATCCTTTGACATCACAACCTCATGAACCTGATGTTAATGCGCTAATTCGTTTAAGTGACGTCTATGAAATACCACTTGCTACTAATAAAAGTACGGCTATTTTATTATTTAAAGAACTTGAAAATTTGGCGAAAAATAGACTGTCATAA
- a CDS encoding folate family ECF transporter S component: MEKQRFTARTIALMGVLMALRIILSQFLSITTGFVKISFFFIPVVIMAILFGPIIAGSANALCDFIGAMLFPAGGLYFPGFTLTAFLSGIIYSSFYYKKDLTLKRIIIVNIIVTFILSLPLNTLWLYMMQGNAVFAFLPARIISSSIMCVVQIFITYAMVNVSVFQKQIIKFNV, encoded by the coding sequence ATGGAGAAACAACGTTTTACTGCTAGAACTATTGCGTTAATGGGGGTATTAATGGCGCTTCGGATTATCTTGTCACAATTTTTATCGATTACAACCGGTTTTGTAAAGATTAGTTTTTTCTTTATCCCAGTTGTGATTATGGCAATTTTATTTGGTCCAATTATTGCTGGATCAGCTAATGCGCTATGTGACTTTATTGGAGCGATGTTGTTTCCAGCAGGAGGATTATACTTCCCTGGATTCACATTAACGGCTTTTTTATCAGGAATTATCTATAGTAGTTTCTATTATAAAAAAGATTTAACCCTAAAACGAATCATAATCGTAAATATTATTGTTACGTTTATTTTGAGTTTACCGCTTAATACACTATGGTTATACATGATGCAAGGAAATGCAGTATTTGCATTTTTACCAGCACGTATCATAAGCTCAAGTATTATGTGTGTGGTTCAAATCTTTATAACGTACGCTATGGTTAATGTTAGCGTGTTCCAAAAACAAATTATTAAGTTTAATGTATAA
- a CDS encoding SDR family oxidoreductase, giving the protein MANKPLIVITGASSGFGAKTAQLFNQAGYPLLLLARRIEKIKELPLDFNNVLIEQVDVSNSQEFKQAIKKAEAIYGPTDLLVNNAGIMLLGNIVTQSEDEWQKMLQTNIIGVLNGMKIVLEDMTSRNSGTIINISSIAGFKAFTDHAAYGASKFGVHGLTETVRQEVANSNVRISLVSPGAAETELLTHVTNEKSLDDYLAWKDSMGGLTLDPEKVAETIKFIYDMPQEVTIREIAIAATKQQA; this is encoded by the coding sequence ATGGCAAACAAACCATTAATTGTTATTACAGGTGCCAGCTCAGGCTTTGGTGCTAAAACAGCTCAACTATTTAATCAAGCAGGTTACCCATTACTGCTTCTTGCTCGTCGAATTGAAAAAATAAAAGAGTTACCTTTAGATTTTAACAATGTTTTAATTGAGCAAGTTGATGTCTCAAACAGTCAAGAATTTAAACAAGCTATCAAAAAGGCAGAAGCTATTTATGGCCCCACAGATTTACTTGTAAATAATGCAGGTATTATGTTACTTGGAAATATCGTAACACAATCTGAAGATGAGTGGCAGAAAATGTTACAAACAAATATTATTGGCGTCTTAAATGGAATGAAAATCGTTTTAGAAGATATGACAAGTAGAAACAGCGGAACAATCATTAACATTTCTTCTATTGCTGGTTTTAAAGCCTTTACTGATCATGCTGCATATGGCGCAAGTAAATTTGGAGTACACGGATTGACTGAAACAGTCCGTCAGGAAGTAGCTAACTCAAATGTTCGTATCTCACTAGTATCTCCTGGCGCTGCTGAAACAGAATTACTGACACATGTAACTAATGAAAAATCACTTGATGATTATCTTGCTTGGAAGGATAGTATGGGAGGATTAACTTTAGATCCTGAAAAAGTTGCTGAAACCATTAAATTTATCTATGATATGCCTCAAGAAGTAACAATTAGAGAAATAGCAATTGCCGCTACTAAGCAACAAGCATAA
- a CDS encoding MerR family transcriptional regulator, translating to MYSIGEVSKLTHISADTLRYYDKIGLIPFVKRNDSGHRIFSESDLKYLEVIQCLKLSDVPVKEIGQFVEWTMEGDSTLEKRKLFFTEKELELEKKIASLETMLSFLKWKKWYYETACHAGEEKIHFIEGTKELNPEVLTHYNELQSEEKRKVSQTPHHFKSH from the coding sequence ATGTATTCAATTGGTGAAGTGTCAAAATTAACCCATATTTCTGCAGATACATTAAGGTATTACGATAAAATAGGGCTCATCCCATTTGTTAAAAGAAATGATTCAGGGCATCGGATTTTTAGTGAGTCAGATTTAAAATATTTAGAAGTGATTCAATGTTTAAAGTTATCTGATGTACCAGTGAAAGAAATTGGTCAGTTTGTTGAATGGACAATGGAGGGGGATTCGACTTTAGAAAAAAGAAAACTTTTTTTTACAGAAAAAGAATTAGAATTAGAGAAGAAGATCGCTTCTCTAGAGACGATGTTATCTTTTTTAAAATGGAAGAAATGGTACTATGAAACAGCTTGTCATGCAGGAGAAGAAAAAATTCATTTTATAGAGGGAACAAAAGAATTGAATCCAGAGGTTCTAACCCATTATAATGAATTACAAAGTGAAGAAAAAAGAAAAGTGAGTCAAACGCCACATCATTTTAAATCACATTAA